A stretch of Mus musculus strain C57BL/6J chromosome 19, GRCm38.p6 C57BL/6J DNA encodes these proteins:
- the Ins1 gene encoding insulin-1 preproprotein: MALLVHFLPLLALLALWEPKPTQAFVKQHLCGPHLVEALYLVCGERGFFYTPKSRREVEDPQVEQLELGGSPGDLQTLALEVARQKRGIVDQCCTSICSLYQLENYCN; encoded by the coding sequence ATGGCCCTGTTGGTGCACTTCCTACCCCTGCTGGCCCTGCTTGCCCTCTGGGAGCCCAAACCCACCCAGGCTTTTGTCAAACAGCATCTTTGTGGTCCCCACCTGGTAGAGGCTCTCTACCTGGTGTGTGGGGAGCGTGGCTTCTTCTACACACCCAAGTCCCGCCGTGAAGTGGAGGACCCACAAGTGGAACAACTGGAGCTGGGAGGAAGCCCCGGGGACCTTCAGACCTTGGCGTTGGAGGTGGCCCGGCAGAAGCGTGGCATTGTGGATCAGTGCTGCACCAGCATCTGCTCCCTCTACCAGCTGGAGAACTACTGCAACTAA